From Solanum lycopersicum chromosome 4, SLM_r2.1:
AGAATGGTGGATATGCAGCGCGGAAGGGCACAGTGACTATCGACTGACACACGGGCCGTCGATCGAGGTCTCGTTTATGAGGTTCCATTTTCCTGCACATTTTTAAGTtgcaattaactaattaattaaaaggttTGGTGTTTATTTAGGAATAAGGGGAAgcctaattaacttaattcacCCCCtccccccatataaagaccccaaccccattagtCTAATAACAACTCTCAAAAtgaaactctcttccttctctcttctttctctctctattggaagacactATTGAAGACTTGATAGGGGAGAGATTTGGGGTATGTAAAGGGAAtatttcaccatcaaatcttcatcaaagATTGAGGTGTGGGATCCAATTCActtttgagacctctttcctcaaatggttccttcaaagtattttcagaagttgagttttcatatgGGTCTATCTCAATCTCCAAAATTATGTTGTAAATTGGgttatttatgttttctattggatcatatgaatttattaacatgtattctaacctaatatttatatattttgatggtttggtctagtttgtcgAAGATATCTCtcaacccttaaccctaggtttgaatttgatataaattaggTTGTATTTGGATCAACTAACTTGGTTATTGCTTTAATTACAAttagatgatgttgttacattaattattaaaagattaGATTTAATTGTAGTcgatcatgctagttcttgagaagatgatctaggttaggtAGTGAATTGACCTAGGTATCTTATTTATGCTATGAtgtagtattgaattgtgaagtagtgattcttctagtctgttatcatgttgattattgatttatgattatgcatacccaaattgggttgaatGAGGGCTTATGGTAAGACATTggtgatgaactatgaaggagacttgatAAGTATTATgatctctatcctttacttcaaattgtagttaattgtgattaaataatgatgttgtattgaagtataccttgtATTACGATTgctagggtggtatgatgttgattttaaatgtcttgattatgattatgatgtgttgacttaagatgtaaatgttataaggacggtgaatgatttaccaatgtgccttatcatgatatgaaatgttaatgttctaacctcacctatatgaattgtaataaaggacttatactcatgcaattcttattgacctatgatgatgattatgttaTAAAAGGGTTAGACACTATGACCTAAACTATGCTATTATtgataataaaggcttaaagacatttcaaaaaaggactctagcttagcaccaagtgaactacagtgaggagtgtcccttcccacatagggaaggtaggatcactaatgtactcatgagattggagactacaatgcatgcagcataaagagggtcccaactatatctatgagttcttgaactatgttgccccataggaatactagctagtggatccacgtagttgctatgtttaatgttttggtactaccttggtcaagtagtccgccttccttcggtgtagggttttatgacaccataTTCCACATTATCTTATGTGTTATATGTCGGTTATCGCAAGATGTtcctaaaaggtaaaataaattaaagtattgaACTATAACTATCATAACCTAagaggtctagcttagtctaggtagggtatgggactctacctaagaaTTGCACTATTTAGCCTTGAGGAGAGTCTtggaaggatgttcttatgtatgattatgcttataatgctatatgacatgtatatgataaacttgcacattgttgatactatgtgttgattagttcacttatgaagatgtgttggtttatattgttaaagtaagatgatatgAATACCTAAATGCTAAATTATGTTAAGCAgggtgttagtcatgattcttgttgggttacttgattgggTAAAGTTATGGAGCTTtgtttggtcattgcacttgttgacgtgataggggttcatgggtaattgtcctGCTTTGGCTATAATGAAatttactcttattcatgccTATTGTTACTATGACCTAATGATAGAGTTCCTTATGTATGTATTTacttatatgatatgtatggTTTACTTGACTAGTCTTGATGTTTTagttcttgtgatgtacatgcctacgacttaatgaatatgcaaTAATTACTAGTATGGTCTTGTTAagtgtgcataaaggttttgaataaaaagtgcatactttatgaaatgtccctttttcttaGTATGATTTttaagtatgtgtgcatatggtctcatacttagaacaagtgtcgtactaacaccattttctccctttttccccaacattttaggttctggtagttgaagtgttttggaaggtGACTTGAAGAAAGCTTGGATCCTTTTGATCATCCAAATAGGGTAGGTCCTtattttccaagggcgatgctAATATCGAgcttataatattattttagctctaagactcttatgttctatCTCCCTTCATTTGAGTATGGATTGTATAAagcctatatgtgtctatcattacattgatgtatgggttatgccCAAATTGCTAATcgtgttagatggttatgagatgagacaattcttgaataataagagtaaaaggctatgtaaccttcctatatgaagggtctatgtatactcgatataagtaattaaacaatttattattttccactaaatttgacctatgaataaaatgatgtaaactaagaggctagtcttagtcctcaaagaggatgacgacgacgccggttatgtctagggggttaacccagatgtgacaaacttggtgtcagagcatgaggttgaattatGTTTGATGTCAATGTCTCTATCAACCACATCTACATAAttcgtattcataattgtgaagcacgcCACACTTACGGATAGGAACCTAAGTaatgcttaggaaactctcactttctttgAAATCTAATATTGTGCCACTAGAGTATACTTATTATGTGATTTTGCATATAATCCTTTCATTGTGATTATTAGGCAATAAATAATCGAAGGAATGTGGCACGAAGACTTAAAGAAGATATTGCCAATGTGGGAACTCCTCCccatggtgatcaagttcctcctcttgaggAAAGAGAGAATGATAACCAAGCCTCGGTGAATCCTCCTCCTTGACGGATGAGAACATAAGGGCCGCTCTCTTAAAAATGGCACAAGCCATTACTACCCAAGCAAAAGCCGCCACCGCTAAAGTACAAGACATGACGGCCCAAGTTAATTGGGAGGTTGTACCCTGATCTCATCAACAAGTTGCTACCATGGCCTCCTGTCTAAGGGATTTCACCCAAATGAGTCCTCCTACTTCCTACGGGTCTAAGGTTAAATAAGACCCCCAAGAGATCATCAATGAAGTCTACAAGATACTATTAGGTATGGGGTTGTCTACTAGTGATAAGGATGAGTTagccacttatcaactcaaggatgtggctcaaacatGCTATTtccaatggagggataataggtcATTAAGGGGTGGTCCGCTGACTTTGGAGATCTTCTAGAAGGCTTTTCTTAatcggttctttcctagggataTGACGAAAGATAAAGTGGTGGAGATAATCAACCTTcgccaaggaggtatgagtgttcataaatactctttgaaactcactaaattgtcaaaatatgctccttctttagTTTATGATCCTAGAGATAAAATGAGACCCTTTGTGATGGAGGTGTCGGATAATTTAAAGTGGAGTGTCATTCGCTATGCTACACGACAACATGAACAGTTCATTTCTTATAATGTATTCTAAACATGTGGAAGATGCAAGGGCTAAGAGGAAGAATAGATATGCTAAGAGGGTAGGATCTTTTGGTagtggttcttcaaagaatagggttgagatacaagacaagcaTAGAGTTAAGAagcatttttttaatcaagttccttccaagttccctaaggctagtggtgatagggtgtaTAACCCTAAGCCTAAGAAGGGAAAGGGCACTAGTTCACCAACCGAGAATCCAAGTTATGGAAAtggcaagaagcactatggtgattaCCTTAAGGGGACGgacaattgttttggttgtggtaaaagggggcacaaggttagggatttccCTAATGTGAGGGGTAAAGAGAAGGGTAGTGGTCAaactcaagcaagtggttcaaatgaggctcaaaagaagaaccgcttctactttaggggtgagcaagagacttttcccgatgtggtgaccggtatgttcaAAGTATTCTCTATTGATgcatatgccttacttgatcccggtgatactttatcatttgttactcctctagtagcCAAAAAGTTTGACATGTTGCTCGATACTTTGCATGAACATTTTATCGTGTCTACTCTTGTGGGTTAGTCGGTTCTTGCAAAAAgagtgtatagaaattgtccaataatgttgtccaatagagtttcttatgttgaactagtagaacttgatatgcttgattttgatgtcatcttcggtatggattggttgcatgcttgttttgcctctattgattgtagaatGAGGtttaacttttcaaatgagCCCATTGTAGAGCggaaagggggaaattctattcctagaggttgtatcatctcttgtacaaaagcatgcaaaattatctctgaaggttgtttataccatattgtgagagtccaagatttaaactccaaaattcctcccattgagtcagTCCCCGTTGTGAGTGAATTTCCCAAGGTCTTTTCTAATGATCTTCTCGGTATTTCATTtgaatgggaaattgattttggtatagATTTACTAccagatacaaatcccatttcaattccacCTTAATTGATGGGTCCGGCCgaattgaaagaattgaagCCTCAATTCAAAGATTTgatagacaaaggcttcataagacctagtatttctccatggggtactctggttttgtttgttaagaagaaagatgggtcattaagaatgtgtattgattatcactaactcaataaagtcactattaagaataagtatcctctccctcggattgacgacttgtttgatcaactccaaggggcaagttacttttctaagattgacttgagatcggggtatcaccaacttagtgtgagaggtgaggatataccaaataCGGCATttcggactagatatggtcattatgagttcttagtaatgtcctttggtctcatgAATGCTCTGGTGGCA
This genomic window contains:
- the LOC138348119 gene encoding uncharacterized protein; the encoded protein is MYSKHVEDARAKRKNRYAKRVGSFGSGSSKNRVEIQDKHRVKKHFFNQVPSKFPKASGDRVYNPKPKKGKGTSSPTENPSYGNGKKHYGDYLKGTDNCFGCGKRGHKVRDFPNVRGKEKGSGQTQASGSNEAQKKNRFYFRGEQETFPDVVTGMFKVFSIDAYALLDPGDTLSFVTPLVAKKFDMLLDTLHEHFIVSTLVG